The DNA region GCCACCTTATCAACAACACCTTCTGCCTCAATCTTTTTATCATCAGTCAGTTTTCCGACAGTCTCTTTGATAGTGCCCTTTGCTTGATCCAATTTTGCATCGATTTTTTCAGTCATATAATTTCCTCTTTCTACTTTTAACCTAGCTTATTACTACTAAATTACACGTGGTTCATCTGATTCTGTTAGGTTTTGGATTCCCTTAGCAGCTTTGTTATAATGGGCTGAGGCAAACTCACCAGTTGTTTGAGCAACTTCAGTGATTCGTTCCTGCAAACTAATCTTTTCTTCTTCATACTGCTGGCGGGTCTTAATATCTACGACGTTAACATTAACTTCTACGACATCTAAGTTTGTCATTCCCTTAACTTCTGTTTCGATGACCTTTTTAATATCTTCGAAAATTGTTGGAACATGTTTTTTGTACTCAGCCACAATATTCAAATCCACTGCAACTTGTTTTTTCCCAACTTCAACATTCACACCATCTCTGGTTGAGTCTGTATTAACCAATTTTTCTTTAATATTGGATAAGAAACCACCATCCACTCCCAAAAGACCATCTACGGATTCGAGAGCTAGTCCGATGATTTTTTCAATAACTTTATCATCATAAGTTAAATCACCACGGATAGTTTTTGCTTTTGTTAGTTCTACTGCTTGAGTCATACATTATACCTCTCTTTATTAGTTTATGTTTGCACTACTTATTTGAACAACTGTTTCAAAAGCTGTGTTTTTTGTAAGTAATTAGCAATGAAGATACCGCTTAGCATAAAAGCTACAATTAGTAACGTTTTTAAAAATCCAATTTGTATCAATAGTACTGCCACGAGTAAACCGACTAATGCACCTGTTATTGAGTATTGATAATGACTAAACCATTTTTTCCAGTTCATAATGCCTCCTATTCTACACGACTAGACGTTACTTTCTGCTTAGGCTCGATATGAGTGACAGCTACATGGTAGTCTAATTTCTTGGCAATACCAAAGAATTGCTCCAATCCTGCCCGAATTTCTTTCTCTAGGGCTGCTAGTTTTGCGGGAACATCAACCTTTGGAACAATTCGTCCACTCGCGTAAACCTTGAAGCGATTACGAAACATCTTCACTTTGACAGCAGGTGAAGGCATGATTCCTTCTTCCTGAATCAAAGTACGAATATAAGATTCAATAGCATCTTTTTTGATTTCTAATCGTCCAGATTCTGTATCCTCCAATTCAACCTCTGTATAAAGTCTTGGATAAAATATCACTACCAGAATGAACATTAGGAGAAAGATTAGCACCGCCGTTGCCGTCCAAAAGATATAGGGAGCTAAGGTACTTTGTAAAGCTGGCTTGAGATATAAGGAAGTTATTAGATTAGATACTTGATCCGGAAACCTTACCTTATCCACAGTCATTAGAGCCAATATTCCAACTAGAAGACTTAGAAGAAATCCGAAACTAACGAAACTTATTTTTTTGACCCTATTCATAAATTTCTCCCTCTAGCGAGATTTTCCTAGAAAGAAGGAAACGACTGCGACTACAATAACAGCTCCAAGAATTGAAGGAATTAAAGCCATGCCTGCTAAAGTTGGTCCCCAAACACCAAAGAGTGATTGGCCAACCGAGGCACCAATGAGCCCAGCCAGAATATTAGCTATCCATCCCATAGAGCCACCTTTTTTTGTTACAGCTCCAGCAACAACTCCGATAAATGCACCTACAATAATTGACCACAACATATTCTATGTTCCTTTCTGTATAGTTGCTAAAACTGACAACTATTTTTTTAATATATATTGTCATTTTACAGATTTTGAAGATAGTTGTCAACACTTTTGCTCATAGTTGCAACATTTTTTAAAAAACAAGTTGTCAAGTTTAGATAAAATAAATATCTCAAAAAAAAAAAAAGACTAGGACACAAATCCTAATCTCAACTCCTTAGGGAACCATCACCCTGATCCCTTCAGGCAGTACAGTCAATTTAACAGGTAAATAATCACTTTTATCTCCATCAATTCTTGTTCGAGCACTTCTGTAGCGTCGCTTGTATTGTTTAATCGATAGTTCTGAAGTACGAAAATGTTGAAGCTCTTGTAGTTGAGCGACTTCCCCTCTGAAAATACGAGGCAGACGAAGCAACCATCGCCACAAAGAAACATCTGAGAAGAGATAAACACTCATCAAACCATCGTCAAATTCAGAAACGGTATCAAATTGGGTTATGCCACCGATTGACTTGGTCAAAGTAATGAGCAAAATCTTAGTTTTATACCTGACGAGCTCTTGCCCATATCTTAACTCCAGATAATAATTCCTATTTCTAAAAAGAACCCGTATCGTATCCTTAAGATAGGCTAACGGTCCCCATTTTCTTTTTTGTGCCGATGTTACCTTAGCTGCAATATCTGCCATAATGCCCAGAGTCAAACTCGAAATGGCGTATTGCTGGTTGACCTGGCATAGTTTTACAGCTTTAACCTGCCCCTTCAAAAGGTTTGGAATAGCTGCTTCTCCAATAGGAATTCCCAAGGATTTAGCAAAATTATTAACAGTCCCTGAGGGTAATATTCCCAGAACAGAATGGCCACCACCTTCATAGATACCACCTGCTATTTTATTTATCGTACCATCACCACCCATGGTAACCACCAAATCAACCCGTTCTTCAGAAGCTTGTTTGGCCAGAGCTACCGCTTCTTCAATACTTTTAGGTTCATGCAAGCAGATATTTTTTTCTTCTACCCCCTCACCTGCCAGATAGGTTGTCAATGTTTTGATTAAGCTTGTTTTATCACCAGAACCTGACTTAGAATTGTAAAGAACCAATACTTTCATCTGCTTCCTCCCTTTCCTATCATTTATTATAACAAAATTTAGAAGAAGTTAGGAATCTAGTATTTCGCTTAGCGTTATTAGTAAGATATGAAAAGGGAGAATAGATGAGGACAAGGGAGGCTTCTCATTGGAATGAAGCAGGGTAATTGCTATGAACTTAAAAAGACACTGTTTTTTATTTTTTATATTGTCTATTTTTAAAAATATCACTATATCAATAAGAAAAATAACTATAAATCACAAAAAGTGACAACAACAAATAAAAATATTGTAGCTTATTTTACTTTTCTAATCAATCCATGATATAATAATCGTAAAATCAGAAAATAAGAAAACGGAGGTTATAATGCCTAACAGAAAATTGATTAAAACATCAAAATTTCAGAAAATCGCTGTTGAAGTGGCTAAAAAAATCGCTATCGGTGATTACCCCGTAGGTTCAAGTATAAAATCTCGCTCAACACTCTCAGCCACTTTCGGCGTTTCTCATGAGACCATCAGGAAAGCTATGAATATCTTAGCCGACCTCCACATTGTAACCCTTAAACAAGGTAGTGGGGCAACTATATTATCAAAGGAGCGCGCAATTGAGTTTCTTGATGATTTTGAAAGTACTAATGATATCGAAACTCAAAAAAATAATATTCTAGAACAAATCAAAGAACAAGAAAGGCACCTAAAAAAATTATCCGGCTTGGTTTCTATCTATCTGGAACAGACTAAATTAGTCAACAAAAAATATCCCCTTGATCCCTATGGTCTCCGTTTATCAGCGGATTCTGAATTTATAGGAATGCAGCTCCTTGATGCTCAGATTTGGCATAAGACAGGGGCCACAATAGTGGCTATCGAGCGAAATAACGAACTCCTTCTCTCACCTAGTCCTTATCAGACATTCCAGAAGAATGATACAATCTACTTTATTGGTGAAGAACCTAGCTATGCTCGCATGGCTAATATCTTTAACCTTTCATAGTTTCACCTATGCTAAGAGCACAGTATAGAATTTCTCAGCTACTGATGAAGCCGAGACCAAACAAAAATTTTCAACTTTTGGCCCCCTTCTTCACCTATTGCTGTTCAATGAAATGACATACATAAAAATAAACAAAAAATGTGAAAAGAACCACTTATAATGCCCAGTATAAAAATTATATACTGTGCTTATCCAGAGGTTCTTTTTTCATAGCTGAGAAAGTTTACAATGTATTCGCCCATCTTCACTCTGTATTCCCTAATTAAAATGAGGAACTGTCTATCCCAATCATTTGATAGACTGCTATTGACCTACTGGTGAAGCTTGTCAAAAACCATTAAGGCGATAAAAAGATACAAACAGGCCATATCTATTTACTCTGCCACTATTAGTCTTAGAAATCAAAGGTTAACAATAATTTTCATCTAGAAACTCCATTGCGACAGAAAAATTTAGATTTGATAACTATTTATATTTTTCTATACTTCTACTTCTGTTCCTTCAAGAAATCAAACGGTGATGTCTTCATCAAGACCAATGGTTATATGGTCTAGCATTCAACACAGATCAAGTGCCAAACTCTATTTGGTTCTACTTAAATACCAGGCTGTAGTGTCTATCAAGCAGGCGATTTTCTTCTAATATTCTCTCCCACTTATCATCAAGCAATTCAATGTTCTCACTTAAAAGCTCCAGTGCCTTAGAGTATTTCTTTGTACAAGTAGCTACTTCCTCCTAATATGATAACAACTGTTACAAATCTATCTATCCTTAGGGGAGAGACACCATCTTCTGAAATGACTAGATTTTTATCAATGAATCCCAGCCTCTATCTAATTTATATAAAATAATTATACTCTCTATGCTTATGTAAATTCCAGTTTTCCAGTTATACGTGACTTTCTTTCCATAAATTTCAATAGAAGAGAAGTTACGAATATGAAAGAAAAACCTAAGGCTAACTCTTCATAAATTAGTCCATAATATTTAGAAAGGCTATTTCCTTCTACTAAACCTTGAGCAATCTGAATAGATCTTGTCAAAGGTAGAATATTAGAAAACCATTGTAAAATATGAGGTAATTTACTAATTGGAAAATTAGCACCGGTAAAAATCAACAACAATCGACTTGCTAAATTCAATACAAGATTTGTCTCACTGGTAATTAAAATAAAACATGAAAATATATATCCAAAACTCATGGCTACAAAAGAGGAGAGAAAAAGAACTACAACAAACGAAGAAATCATTCTTATATTCCAACTAATTCCTAAAATAAAACTAACTAATGTCACTCCTATAGTTACAGATAGCATACTCGTAATCATTGTGCTAATGGCACTGGAAAACAAGATTGAGCTTAACTTAGTTTTGGAAGCCATTAGAAAACTCAGTGTCCCATTGTATTTCTCTACCATCAGTTGTGTTCCAACACCAAACAAAGCGCCAAAAGAGGCAATGAGTATCGCATTTCCAATCATCCACTTTTGAATGTAATCCGTTCCGTAAATGTATCCGGCAACCATAGAGAAAAACAAGGTTTGTGAAATGGGAGGAATCAAGTCAAACATCATGTATGTTTTCCAATCCGACATTATTGAGGATTGTTTGTAAGAAAAGACAATCCTTCTAAAAAATCTTAAAATACTTTCCATTTAATACACCTCCAAAGTTGCGTCAATTCTACTTTTTTTCTCTACACTGACAAAGGCAAAGTAAGCAATTATAAAATTAAATACGGTAAGTAAGGAGAGAATTGATATAACAATAAATATCTCTTTTAAATTCCCACCGTATACAGCCAGTTCAAATCCTTCCATTACCCATGTTGGAGATAAAATATACGAAAACCACTTAACATATTGAGGGATAACATCTAAGGAAAAAACCATTCCGGTTACTAACAGTAGCGGATACTCTATTAAGTTCATTAACAACCGAGCACTTCTTGATAAAGTAAATGCTGAACACATTAGCATCCCTATACTGACAAAAGTCAGTACTGCCAAGACAATCACAATTACTAATAAGCTAAAATTTTTAACAACCAAAAAACGATTAAATAATATGGTCACAAAAAATACATTCAACAAAAATGCTATTACTCCCCAAAGACTGTTACCAAGTAATTTACCAAAAATAATCTTTTTAAAACCTGACGGTGATGTGAATAAAATAGGTAACGTCCCTAAATACTTTTCTCTGTTTATATCTGCCGCTGATGAAAAACAAATAATCGTCCAAAATGAAGATAGAGAGGTTCCCAAAATAGCATATAAAGTAAATTCTTGATTGGATCTATTACTATACATTAGCCCTAAGAGAACAGCATTACACAGAGGATTTAAAAATAGACAATAGCGAAACATACTTCTTGCTATCGCTTGCTTCATATGTACAAGAGCACTAGAAATAATAACTTTCATACTCCTGTCTACCTCACCAAATTCAAATAAATGTCTTCCAGTGTTACATCTATTTCTTTTTGTTCTTTCACTTTATCTTGAAGAATTTTTGTTCTATCTTCATCTGAAATTAATGATGCAATTTCTGGTAATGTACCACAGGTTACAATTTCGCCTCGATTAATGATTGCAATTCTATCACAAAGTTCCTCAGCTTCAGCCATATAATGAGTTGTTAAAAGAATTGTTTTCCCATTTTTAGCTAGCTCTTTTATGATGTTTCTCAACTCAAGTGCTCCTACTGGATCAAGACCAATACTCGGTTCATCTAAAAAAATTATCTCAGGATCATTTAACAATGCTCTAGCAATCTGAAGACGCTGCTTCATACCTTTTGAGAATGTCTCTACTCTACGTTTTGCAACACTATTCAACCCAACCTGTTTAAGTAAAGCTGGAATCAAAATCAGTTGCTTCTTTCGAGGTATCTTATATAAATCTGCAAAATAAAACAAATTATCCTCAGCAGAAAGTCTAAAATATAAACTTCTTTCTCCTCCAAAAATGAAATTTATTCTCTCGCGAATTTGTTGCTCATCTTTATAGATATCAAATCCAGATATTTCTACTTCACCTGATGTAGGAAGAAGCATTGTTGAAAGAATTTTTATTGTAGTTGACTTGCCTGCACCATTCGGACCTAATAAGCCAAAAATTTCTCCTGGATAGATTTCAAAGGAGAGGTCCTCAACTGCTTTAACAACACTAGGACTCTGTTTAAAGAAACTCTTCTTTTCTGAATATTCTCTGCTCAACTGTTGAACTTTAACTACTGAATCCATAAAACCTCTTTTCTATCTTTATCAAAATCGATACACATCTAATTCGATTTTAATAGAATTTTATTTTTATGTCAATAAAAAAATGTGGCTGTTACACCACATTCTTTATATTTACAGGTCAATCGAAAAGTCCTCAAGTAATTTCTTTAGTACTTCTTTCATTTTTGTTTCTGATATAGAATAATACTTTG from Streptococcus ruminantium includes:
- a CDS encoding CsbD family protein; the protein is MTEKIDAKLDQAKGTIKETVGKLTDDKKIEAEGVVDKVAGKIKEVAADVKGTVEGIIDGVKKHTDNDEAGK
- a CDS encoding Asp23/Gls24 family envelope stress response protein, which encodes MTQAVELTKAKTIRGDLTYDDKVIEKIIGLALESVDGLLGVDGGFLSNIKEKLVNTDSTRDGVNVEVGKKQVAVDLNIVAEYKKHVPTIFEDIKKVIETEVKGMTNLDVVEVNVNVVDIKTRQQYEEEKISLQERITEVAQTTGEFASAHYNKAAKGIQNLTESDEPRVI
- a CDS encoding DUF2273 domain-containing protein, which gives rise to MNWKKWFSHYQYSITGALVGLLVAVLLIQIGFLKTLLIVAFMLSGIFIANYLQKTQLLKQLFK
- the amaP gene encoding alkaline shock response membrane anchor protein AmaP; translated protein: MNRVKKISFVSFGFLLSLLVGILALMTVDKVRFPDQVSNLITSLYLKPALQSTLAPYIFWTATAVLIFLLMFILVVIFYPRLYTEVELEDTESGRLEIKKDAIESYIRTLIQEEGIMPSPAVKVKMFRNRFKVYASGRIVPKVDVPAKLAALEKEIRAGLEQFFGIAKKLDYHVAVTHIEPKQKVTSSRVE
- a CDS encoding GlsB/YeaQ/YmgE family stress response membrane protein, which codes for MLWSIIVGAFIGVVAGAVTKKGGSMGWIANILAGLIGASVGQSLFGVWGPTLAGMALIPSILGAVIVVAVVSFFLGKSR
- a CDS encoding diacylglycerol/lipid kinase family protein; this translates as MKVLVLYNSKSGSGDKTSLIKTLTTYLAGEGVEEKNICLHEPKSIEEAVALAKQASEERVDLVVTMGGDGTINKIAGGIYEGGGHSVLGILPSGTVNNFAKSLGIPIGEAAIPNLLKGQVKAVKLCQVNQQYAISSLTLGIMADIAAKVTSAQKRKWGPLAYLKDTIRVLFRNRNYYLELRYGQELVRYKTKILLITLTKSIGGITQFDTVSEFDDGLMSVYLFSDVSLWRWLLRLPRIFRGEVAQLQELQHFRTSELSIKQYKRRYRSARTRIDGDKSDYLPVKLTVLPEGIRVMVP
- a CDS encoding TrkA C-terminal domain-containing protein, with protein sequence MPNRKLIKTSKFQKIAVEVAKKIAIGDYPVGSSIKSRSTLSATFGVSHETIRKAMNILADLHIVTLKQGSGATILSKERAIEFLDDFESTNDIETQKNNILEQIKEQERHLKKLSGLVSIYLEQTKLVNKKYPLDPYGLRLSADSEFIGMQLLDAQIWHKTGATIVAIERNNELLLSPSPYQTFQKNDTIYFIGEEPSYARMANIFNLS
- a CDS encoding ABC transporter permease, whose protein sequence is MESILRFFRRIVFSYKQSSIMSDWKTYMMFDLIPPISQTLFFSMVAGYIYGTDYIQKWMIGNAILIASFGALFGVGTQLMVEKYNGTLSFLMASKTKLSSILFSSAISTMITSMLSVTIGVTLVSFILGISWNIRMISSFVVVLFLSSFVAMSFGYIFSCFILITSETNLVLNLASRLLLIFTGANFPISKLPHILQWFSNILPLTRSIQIAQGLVEGNSLSKYYGLIYEELALGFSFIFVTSLLLKFMERKSRITGKLEFT
- a CDS encoding ABC transporter permease, whose product is MKVIISSALVHMKQAIARSMFRYCLFLNPLCNAVLLGLMYSNRSNQEFTLYAILGTSLSSFWTIICFSSAADINREKYLGTLPILFTSPSGFKKIIFGKLLGNSLWGVIAFLLNVFFVTILFNRFLVVKNFSLLVIVIVLAVLTFVSIGMLMCSAFTLSRSARLLMNLIEYPLLLVTGMVFSLDVIPQYVKWFSYILSPTWVMEGFELAVYGGNLKEIFIVISILSLLTVFNFIIAYFAFVSVEKKSRIDATLEVY
- a CDS encoding ABC transporter ATP-binding protein, which gives rise to MDSVVKVQQLSREYSEKKSFFKQSPSVVKAVEDLSFEIYPGEIFGLLGPNGAGKSTTIKILSTMLLPTSGEVEISGFDIYKDEQQIRERINFIFGGERSLYFRLSAEDNLFYFADLYKIPRKKQLILIPALLKQVGLNSVAKRRVETFSKGMKQRLQIARALLNDPEIIFLDEPSIGLDPVGALELRNIIKELAKNGKTILLTTHYMAEAEELCDRIAIINRGEIVTCGTLPEIASLISDEDRTKILQDKVKEQKEIDVTLEDIYLNLVR